A window of the Arachis duranensis cultivar V14167 chromosome 5, aradu.V14167.gnm2.J7QH, whole genome shotgun sequence genome harbors these coding sequences:
- the LOC107488358 gene encoding ethylene-responsive transcription factor ERF014, with product MSRSSWLHANNSASSSSTTNNNKKLKGVRRRKWGKYVSEIRVPGTQERLWLGTYATPEAAAVAHDVAVYCLKKPSSLEKLNFPDTLSSYHHCLQQREDLSPRSVQKVASDVAMDVDARNINGRSTTLATTTNTVAVTETSSGSYCSEVLLETGVGMNSYDVGFGGDSWWQGLGDRNGETAFHESSSEDHHHGGGQGDPPLSISVEDYL from the coding sequence ATGAGTCGCAGTTCGTGGTTGCATGCAAATAACtctgcatcatcatcatcaaccactAACAATAATAAGAAGCTCAAGGGTGTTAGGCGTCGAAAGTGGGGCAAGTATGTGTCGGAGATTCGTGTTCCGGGCACCCAAGAGCGTCTCTGGTTGGGAACCTACGCCACGCCGGAAGCAGCTGCGGTGGCTCACGACGTCGCCGTTTATTGCCTGAAGAAACCTTCTTCATTGGAGAAGCTTAACTTCCCTGACACCTTGTCTTCTTATCATCACTGTCTTCAGCAGAGAGAGGATTTGTCACCAAGGTCCGTTCAGAAGGTCGCTTCAGATGTTGCCATGGATGTTGATGCGCGCAACATTAATGGGAGATCAACAACGCTCGCTACCACCACCAATACTGTCGCAGTCACAGAAACTAGCAGTGGTAGTTATTGTTCCGAGGTGTTACTTGAAACTGGCGTAGGTATGAACAGTTATGATGTTGGATTTGGAGGAGATTCTTGGTGGCAAGGTTTGGGTGATCGTAATGGTGAAACAGCTTTCCATGAAAGTAGTAGTGAAGATCATCATCATGGTGGTGGACAAGGGGATCCACCATTGAGCATTTCTGTTGAAGATTATCTTTAG
- the LOC107488341 gene encoding uncharacterized mitochondrial protein AtMg00820-like yields the protein MKDELDALELNKTWCLVDCPAGVKPVGCKWVYRIKRKSDGSVDRYKARLVAKGFTQTEGIDFLKIFSLVVKPATIRLVLSLASMKHWTIHQLDVNNAFLHGDLFEDT from the coding sequence ATGAAAGATGAGCTGGATGCTCTTGAGTTGAACAAAACTTGGTGTCTTGTTGATTGTCCTGCAGGTGTTAAGCCGGTTGGCTGTAAATGGGTCTATCGCATCAAACGCAAGTCTGATGGTTCAGTTGATCGATATAAGGCTCGCCTTGTGGCTAAAGGATTCACCCAGACTGAAGGTATTGATTTCTTGAAAATCTTCTCTCTTGTTGTCAAGCCTGCCACCATCAGATTAGTTTTGTCATTGGCCTCTATGAAGCATTGGACCATACATCAGTTAGATGTCAATAATGCTTTCTTACATGGGGATCTTTTTGAAGATACATGA
- the LOC107488379 gene encoding uncharacterized protein LOC107488379 (The sequence of the model RefSeq protein was modified relative to this genomic sequence to represent the inferred CDS: added 46 bases not found in genome assembly) has translation MAMATTNPFSLSSSKSHFPAPFSSSPSRNRKHPFLLCHRHHTNSLLLCYYPRSSSRRRVACKAAQVSIAEESSSSGGENWVPVVPLGALPKGERRVIIQEGETILLLWYKDEVFAIENRSPAEGAYSEGLLNAKLTQDGCIVCPTTDSTFDLRTGEIKEWYPKNPVLRVLTPALRSLFVYPVKTDEQNIYISMRGGVTSDASAEIVFSGKAQPGLTASDVNVDEVRMVVDEDSEGFGFTGKNELINGKAAVIGFLLLLDFELLTGKGLLKGTGFLDFIYSVSNALN, from the exons ATGGCCATGGCCACCACCAATcctttctccctctcttcctccAAATCCCACTTTCCCGctcctttctcttcttctccttctcgcAACCGCAAACACCCCTTTCTTCTCTGCCACCGCCATCACACCAACTCTCTTCTGCTCTGCTACTACCCTAGGTCTTCTTCTCGCCGACGAGTGGCGTGCAAGGCCGCCCAGGTTTCCATCGCGGAGGAGTCCTCGTCGTCGGGAGGGGAGAATTGGGTGCCGGTGGTGCCGCTGGGGGCTCTGCCGAAGGGGGAGCGGCGCGTGATAATACAGGAGGGAGAGACGATTCTGCTGCTTTGGTACAAAGATGAGGTCTT TTGCTCAATGCCAAGCTCACGCAG GATGGATGCATAGTTTGCCCAACAACTGATAGCACATTTGATCTAAGAACAGGAGAAATCAAGGAATGGTATCCCAAAAATCCTGTTCTGAGAGTTCTCACGCCTGCTCTCAGGTCACTCTTTGTGTATCCTGTGAAAACAGATGAACAGAATATATATATCAGCATGAGAGGAGGTGTGACATCTGACGCCTCGGCCGAAATTGTCTTTAGTGGGAAGGCTCAACCCGGTTTAACAGCGAGCGATGTCAATGTCGATGAG GTTAGAATGGTTGTTGACGAGGATTCAGAGGGATTTGGTTTTACTGGTAAAAATGAATTGATAAATGGGAAAGCAGCTGTTATTGGCTTCCTtttgttgttggattttgaGTTATTAACAGGCAAGGGTCTTTTGAAGGGAACAGGCTTCTTGGACTTCATATATTCAGTATCTAATGCTCTCAACTAG